The following proteins are encoded in a genomic region of Pseudanabaena galeata CCNP1313:
- a CDS encoding type II toxin-antitoxin system VapC family toxin: MIGQRIILDTGVLVALLSKSDRSHDWAVRQWSQVKPPAFTCDAVISETCFLLKRRYLIEAVFEMIEVGAIAISFNLQEESSNVRVLMSRYESVPMSFADACLVRMSEQIPNSAVMTLDSDFKIYRRHRNEEIAVIFP; the protein is encoded by the coding sequence ATGATTGGGCAGCGCATAATTTTGGATACGGGTGTGTTGGTTGCTTTGCTCAGTAAAAGCGATCGTAGTCATGATTGGGCTGTGAGGCAATGGTCGCAGGTTAAGCCACCTGCATTTACTTGTGATGCGGTAATTTCGGAAACTTGCTTTTTGCTAAAAAGGAGATATTTGATTGAGGCTGTTTTTGAGATGATCGAGGTGGGAGCGATCGCGATCTCTTTCAATCTCCAAGAGGAGTCGAGTAATGTACGGGTGTTGATGAGTCGTTATGAGTCTGTGCCGATGTCGTTTGCTGATGCTTGTTTGGTGAGAATGTCTGAGCAAATACCGAATAGTGCAGTGATGACTCTGGATAGTGATTTTAAAATTTATCGGAGGCATCGCAATGAGGAGATTGCTGTAATTTTTCCTTAA